The proteins below are encoded in one region of Chaetodon trifascialis isolate fChaTrf1 chromosome 11, fChaTrf1.hap1, whole genome shotgun sequence:
- the rasal2 gene encoding ras GTPase-activating protein nGAP isoform X6, with the protein MDFVEVSSERSPRRRSISGLGSSEKSVTVDNPNSSPFKVPGFFSKRLKGSIKRTKSQTKLDRNTSFRLPSLRPADADRSRGLPKLKESTSHESLLSPGSAVEALDLSMEEDVFVKPLHSSILGQEFCFEVTYSGGSKCFSCTSASERDKWMENLRRTIQPNKDNCRRAENLLRLWIIEAKDLPPKKKYFCELCLDDVLYARTTSKTRHDSLFWGEYFDFAGLPAMHSITVHIYRDMDKKKKKDKNNYVGLVNIPVSGVTGRQFVEKWYPVSTPTTSKAKGGGPSIRIKSRFQTISILPMEQYKEFAEFVTNNYGMLCSVLEPVISVKNKEEMACALVHILQSTGRAKDFLTDLVMSEVDRCADHDVLIFRENTLATKAIEEYLKLVGQKYLHDALGEFIKALYESDENCEVDPSRCSSGDLAEHQSNLKMCCELAFCKIINSYCVFPRELKEVFASWKQQCVARGHQQDISKRLISASLFLRFLCPAIMSPSLFSLMQEYPDDRTSRTLTLIAKVIQNLANFTKFGNKEEYMAFMNDFLEHEWAGMMRFLSEISNPETLSNTPGFEGYIDLGRELSVLHALLWEVVSQLDKGENSFLQATVAKLGPLPRILGDISRCLAAPTPVQQQLRRFQDHSSAHNISGSLSSGLQRIFEDPVDSHGDVRSLQSPVGELMEGYARGQRPPPAQQPPHAHAGFSDREERDGLLPNGRSISLVDLQDAQSPHGPAGLPPHHEAPPRLSRAGSQASVGHAPLPLNHPHSNPLTPQPAPHQAKAAGRDGQPQSAPQVRRPLHPSLSQQRSLQPLSFQNPVYHLSNPAHSLSTRSAHSLQHDSSSENLSTESSHNSRSNSDDFGSQVGVRGREASNSSLDELGSRRSTQSEECSTPRRHAPPDLPPGIATAVAIPRQSTTAGTAHIIKVEQQSRGGGGARTPRSLPHSASLRSSSSANTEPAPNVGHAARQQSTCSAENMAPPPRSAAKQPQVASPVEAVAMSPVERTAAWVLNNGQYDEKEEEGGERSREEGRNTEKYELEISRLKERLRASGRRLEEYERRLLAQEQQMQKLLLEYKHRLEDSEERLRRQQEEKDSQMKSIICRLMAVEEELKRDHAEMQAVIEAKQKIIDAQEKRIGSLDAANSRLMAALTQVKERYSAPNLRNGLSPTNPTKLSITENGEFKNSSC; encoded by the exons atggaCTTTGTGG aagTGTCTTCGGAGCGGTCtccgaggaggaggagtatcTCCGGTCTGGGGAGCTCAGAGAAGAGCGTCACCGTCGACAATCCCAACTCGTCTCCTTTTAAAGTGCCG gGGTTTTTCAGTAAGCGTCTCAAAGGCTCCATCAAGAGGACGAAGAGTCAGAccaaactggacagaaacacCAGCTTCAGACTGCCCTCGCTGCGGCCCGCTGATGCTGACAG ATCTCGCGGGCTGCCCAAGCTGAAGGAGTCAACCTCCCATGAGTCTTTGCTGAGCCCGGGCAGCGCGGTGGAGGCTCTGGACCTGAGCATGGAGGAGGACGTGTTCGTCAAACCTCTGCACAGCAGCATCCTGGGACAGGAGTTCTGCTTCGAG GTGACGTACTCAGGTGGCAGCAAGTGTTTCAGCTGCACTTCAGCctcagagagagacaagtgGATGGAAAACCTGAGGAGGACGATTCAGCCCAACAAG GACAACTGTCGGCGTGCAGAGAACCTGCTGCGACTGTGGATCATCGAAGCCAAAGACCTGCCGCCAAAGAAGAAGTACTTCTGCGAGCTGTGCCTGGATGACGTCCTGTACGCCCGAACCACCAGCAAGACTCGCCACGACAGCCTGTTCTGGGGCGAGTACTTCGACTTCGCCGGCCTGCCCGCCATGCACAGCATCACCGTGCACATCTACCGCGACatggacaagaagaagaagaaggacaagAACAACTACGTGGGCCTGGTCAACATCCCGGTGTCCGGCGTGACGGGCCGGCAGTTCGTAGAGAAGTGGTACCCAGTCAGCACGCCCACCACCAGCAAGGCCAAAGGAGGGGGGCCGTCGATCCGCATCAAGTCCCGCTTCCAGACCATCTCCATCCTGCCCATGGAGCAGTACAAGGAGTTCGCCGAGTTCGTCACCAACAACTACGGCATGTTGTGCTCGGTGCTGGAGCCCGTCATCAGCGTCAAGAACAAGGAGGAGATGGCCTGCGCCCTGGTCCACATCCTGCAGAGCACCGGGAGGGCAAAG gACTTCCTCACAGACCTTGTGATGTCGGAGGTGGACCGCTGTGCCGACCACGACGTCCTGATCTTCAGGGAGAACACGCTGGCGACCAAAGCTATCGAGGAATATCTGAAGCTGGTGGGACAGAAATACCTGCACGACGCGCTCG GTGAGTTCATCAAGGCTCTGTACGAGTCGGACGAGAACTGCGAGGTGGACCCCAGCCGGTGCTCCAGCGGCGACTTGGCCGAACACCAGAGTAACCTGAAGATGTGCTGCGAGCTGGCCTTCTGCAAGATCATCAACTCCTACTG CGTGTTTCCTCGGGAGCTGAAGGAGGTGTTTGCGTCGTGGAAGCAGCAGTGCGTCGCTCGCGGCCACCAGCAGGACATCAGTAAGCGTCTGATCAGCGCCTCGCTCTTCCTGCGCTTCCTCTGCCCCGCCATCATGTCGCCGTCGCTCTTCAGCCTGATGCAGGAATATCCCGACGACCGCACGTCCCGCACGCTGACGCTCATCGCCAAGGTCATCCAGAACCTCGCCAACTTCACCAA GTTTGGAAACAAAGAGGAGTACATGGCCTTCATGAACGACTTCCTGGAGCATGAGTGGGCGGGGATGATGCGTTTCCTGTCGGAGATCTCCAACCCGGAGACTCTGTCCAACACGCCGGGCTTCGAGGGATACATCGACCTCGGCCGCGAGCTGTCCGTCCTGCACGCTCTGCTGTGGGAGGTCGTCTCTCAGCTtgacaag GGTGAAAATTCCTTCCTGCAGGCCACCGTTGCGAAGCTGGGCCCGCTGCCGAGGATTCTGGGAGACATCTCTCGCTGTCTGGCCGCGCCCACCCccgtccagcagcagctgcggCGTTTCCAGGACCACAGCTCCGCCCACAACATCAGCGGCAGCCTGTCGTCAGGGTTACAGCGAATCTTCGAGGACCCCGTCGACAG CCACGGCGACGTTCGCAGCCTTCAGTCTCCGGTTGGCGAGCTGATGGAGGGTTACGCTCGAGGTCAGCGCCCCCCGCCGGCCCAGCAGCCCCCCCATGCCCACGCCGGCTTCTCGGACCGTGAGGAGCGAGACGGCCTGCTGCCCAACGGCCGCAGCATTTCTCTGGTGGACCTACAGGACGCCCAGAGCCCGCACGGCCCCGCGGGGCTCCCGCCGCACCACGAGGCCCCGCCGCGCCTCAGCAGGGCGGGCTCCCAGGCCTCCGTCGGACACGCCCCGCTCCCGCTCAACCACCCCCACTCCAACCCCCTGACCCCCCAGCCGGCGCCGCACCAGGCCAAAGCCGCGGGCAGAGACGGTCAGCCGCAGAGCGCGCCGCAGGTGAGGCGGCCGCTCCACCCGTCGCTCAGCCAGCAGCGCAGCTTGCAGCCGCTGTCCTTCCAGAACCCCGTCTACCACCTGAGCAACCCCGCCCACAGCCTGTCTACACGCTCCGCCCACTCGCTGCAGCACGACTCCAGCTCCGAGAACCTGAGTACCGAGAGCTCGCACAACAGCCGCAGCAACTCCGACGACTTCGGCAGCCAGGTGGGGGTCAGAGGTCGTGAGGCGTCCAACAGCAGCCTGGACGAGCTGGGCAGCCGGCGGAGCACGCAGAGCGAGGAGTGCTCCACGCCGCGTCGACACGCGCCGCCTGATCTCCCGCCTGGCATCGCCACGGCGGTCGCCATCCCCCGCCAGAGCACGACGGCGGGCACCGCCCACATCATCaaggtggagcagcagagcaggggaGGGGGCGGGGCCAGGACGCCCCGCTCACTCCCCCACAGCGCCTCGctacgcagcagcagcagcgccaaCACAGAGCCGGCGCCCAACGTCGGCCACGCCGCCCGCCAGCAGTCCACCTGCTCTGCGGAGAACATGGCTCCGCCCCCGAGGAGCGCCGCCAAGCAGCCGCAG GTGGCGTCTCCGGTGGAGGCGGTGGCGATGTCTCCAGTGGAGAGGACGGCGGCCTGGGTGCTCAACAACGGCCAGTAcgatgagaaggaggaggaaggaggagagaggagcagagaggagggcaggAACACTGAGAAG tatGAGCTGGAGATCTCGCGGCTGAAGGAGCGTCTGCGGGCGTCCGGGCGCCGTCTGGAGGAGTACGAGCGGCGGCTGCTGGCTCAGGAGCAGCAGatgcagaagctgctgctggagtacAAACACCGACTGGAGGACAGCGAGGAGCGTctgaggaggcagcaggaggagaaggacagcCAGATGAAGAGCATCATCTGCAG GCTGatggcggtggaggaggagctgaagcgGGATCACGCAGAGATGCAGGCGGTGATCGAAGCCAAGCAGAAGATCATCGACGCTCAG
- the rasal2 gene encoding ras GTPase-activating protein nGAP isoform X5, with amino-acid sequence MMGNSCDREVSSERSPRRRSISGLGSSEKSVTVDNPNSSPFKVPGFFSKRLKGSIKRTKSQTKLDRNTSFRLPSLRPADADRSRGLPKLKESTSHESLLSPGSAVEALDLSMEEDVFVKPLHSSILGQEFCFEVTYSGGSKCFSCTSASERDKWMENLRRTIQPNKDNCRRAENLLRLWIIEAKDLPPKKKYFCELCLDDVLYARTTSKTRHDSLFWGEYFDFAGLPAMHSITVHIYRDMDKKKKKDKNNYVGLVNIPVSGVTGRQFVEKWYPVSTPTTSKAKGGGPSIRIKSRFQTISILPMEQYKEFAEFVTNNYGMLCSVLEPVISVKNKEEMACALVHILQSTGRAKDFLTDLVMSEVDRCADHDVLIFRENTLATKAIEEYLKLVGQKYLHDALGEFIKALYESDENCEVDPSRCSSGDLAEHQSNLKMCCELAFCKIINSYCVFPRELKEVFASWKQQCVARGHQQDISKRLISASLFLRFLCPAIMSPSLFSLMQEYPDDRTSRTLTLIAKVIQNLANFTKFGNKEEYMAFMNDFLEHEWAGMMRFLSEISNPETLSNTPGFEGYIDLGRELSVLHALLWEVVSQLDKGENSFLQATVAKLGPLPRILGDISRCLAAPTPVQQQLRRFQDHSSAHNISGSLSSGLQRIFEDPVDSHGDVRSLQSPVGELMEGYARGQRPPPAQQPPHAHAGFSDREERDGLLPNGRSISLVDLQDAQSPHGPAGLPPHHEAPPRLSRAGSQASVGHAPLPLNHPHSNPLTPQPAPHQAKAAGRDGQPQSAPQVRRPLHPSLSQQRSLQPLSFQNPVYHLSNPAHSLSTRSAHSLQHDSSSENLSTESSHNSRSNSDDFGSQVGVRGREASNSSLDELGSRRSTQSEECSTPRRHAPPDLPPGIATAVAIPRQSTTAGTAHIIKVEQQSRGGGGARTPRSLPHSASLRSSSSANTEPAPNVGHAARQQSTCSAENMAPPPRSAAKQPQVASPVEAVAMSPVERTAAWVLNNGQYDEKEEEGGERSREEGRNTEKYELEISRLKERLRASGRRLEEYERRLLAQEQQMQKLLLEYKHRLEDSEERLRRQQEEKDSQMKSIICRLMAVEEELKRDHAEMQAVIEAKQKIIDAQEKRIGSLDAANSRLMAALTQVKERYSAPNLRNGLSPTNPTKLSITENGEFKNSSC; translated from the exons ATGATGGGGAACAGCTGCGATCGAG aagTGTCTTCGGAGCGGTCtccgaggaggaggagtatcTCCGGTCTGGGGAGCTCAGAGAAGAGCGTCACCGTCGACAATCCCAACTCGTCTCCTTTTAAAGTGCCG gGGTTTTTCAGTAAGCGTCTCAAAGGCTCCATCAAGAGGACGAAGAGTCAGAccaaactggacagaaacacCAGCTTCAGACTGCCCTCGCTGCGGCCCGCTGATGCTGACAG ATCTCGCGGGCTGCCCAAGCTGAAGGAGTCAACCTCCCATGAGTCTTTGCTGAGCCCGGGCAGCGCGGTGGAGGCTCTGGACCTGAGCATGGAGGAGGACGTGTTCGTCAAACCTCTGCACAGCAGCATCCTGGGACAGGAGTTCTGCTTCGAG GTGACGTACTCAGGTGGCAGCAAGTGTTTCAGCTGCACTTCAGCctcagagagagacaagtgGATGGAAAACCTGAGGAGGACGATTCAGCCCAACAAG GACAACTGTCGGCGTGCAGAGAACCTGCTGCGACTGTGGATCATCGAAGCCAAAGACCTGCCGCCAAAGAAGAAGTACTTCTGCGAGCTGTGCCTGGATGACGTCCTGTACGCCCGAACCACCAGCAAGACTCGCCACGACAGCCTGTTCTGGGGCGAGTACTTCGACTTCGCCGGCCTGCCCGCCATGCACAGCATCACCGTGCACATCTACCGCGACatggacaagaagaagaagaaggacaagAACAACTACGTGGGCCTGGTCAACATCCCGGTGTCCGGCGTGACGGGCCGGCAGTTCGTAGAGAAGTGGTACCCAGTCAGCACGCCCACCACCAGCAAGGCCAAAGGAGGGGGGCCGTCGATCCGCATCAAGTCCCGCTTCCAGACCATCTCCATCCTGCCCATGGAGCAGTACAAGGAGTTCGCCGAGTTCGTCACCAACAACTACGGCATGTTGTGCTCGGTGCTGGAGCCCGTCATCAGCGTCAAGAACAAGGAGGAGATGGCCTGCGCCCTGGTCCACATCCTGCAGAGCACCGGGAGGGCAAAG gACTTCCTCACAGACCTTGTGATGTCGGAGGTGGACCGCTGTGCCGACCACGACGTCCTGATCTTCAGGGAGAACACGCTGGCGACCAAAGCTATCGAGGAATATCTGAAGCTGGTGGGACAGAAATACCTGCACGACGCGCTCG GTGAGTTCATCAAGGCTCTGTACGAGTCGGACGAGAACTGCGAGGTGGACCCCAGCCGGTGCTCCAGCGGCGACTTGGCCGAACACCAGAGTAACCTGAAGATGTGCTGCGAGCTGGCCTTCTGCAAGATCATCAACTCCTACTG CGTGTTTCCTCGGGAGCTGAAGGAGGTGTTTGCGTCGTGGAAGCAGCAGTGCGTCGCTCGCGGCCACCAGCAGGACATCAGTAAGCGTCTGATCAGCGCCTCGCTCTTCCTGCGCTTCCTCTGCCCCGCCATCATGTCGCCGTCGCTCTTCAGCCTGATGCAGGAATATCCCGACGACCGCACGTCCCGCACGCTGACGCTCATCGCCAAGGTCATCCAGAACCTCGCCAACTTCACCAA GTTTGGAAACAAAGAGGAGTACATGGCCTTCATGAACGACTTCCTGGAGCATGAGTGGGCGGGGATGATGCGTTTCCTGTCGGAGATCTCCAACCCGGAGACTCTGTCCAACACGCCGGGCTTCGAGGGATACATCGACCTCGGCCGCGAGCTGTCCGTCCTGCACGCTCTGCTGTGGGAGGTCGTCTCTCAGCTtgacaag GGTGAAAATTCCTTCCTGCAGGCCACCGTTGCGAAGCTGGGCCCGCTGCCGAGGATTCTGGGAGACATCTCTCGCTGTCTGGCCGCGCCCACCCccgtccagcagcagctgcggCGTTTCCAGGACCACAGCTCCGCCCACAACATCAGCGGCAGCCTGTCGTCAGGGTTACAGCGAATCTTCGAGGACCCCGTCGACAG CCACGGCGACGTTCGCAGCCTTCAGTCTCCGGTTGGCGAGCTGATGGAGGGTTACGCTCGAGGTCAGCGCCCCCCGCCGGCCCAGCAGCCCCCCCATGCCCACGCCGGCTTCTCGGACCGTGAGGAGCGAGACGGCCTGCTGCCCAACGGCCGCAGCATTTCTCTGGTGGACCTACAGGACGCCCAGAGCCCGCACGGCCCCGCGGGGCTCCCGCCGCACCACGAGGCCCCGCCGCGCCTCAGCAGGGCGGGCTCCCAGGCCTCCGTCGGACACGCCCCGCTCCCGCTCAACCACCCCCACTCCAACCCCCTGACCCCCCAGCCGGCGCCGCACCAGGCCAAAGCCGCGGGCAGAGACGGTCAGCCGCAGAGCGCGCCGCAGGTGAGGCGGCCGCTCCACCCGTCGCTCAGCCAGCAGCGCAGCTTGCAGCCGCTGTCCTTCCAGAACCCCGTCTACCACCTGAGCAACCCCGCCCACAGCCTGTCTACACGCTCCGCCCACTCGCTGCAGCACGACTCCAGCTCCGAGAACCTGAGTACCGAGAGCTCGCACAACAGCCGCAGCAACTCCGACGACTTCGGCAGCCAGGTGGGGGTCAGAGGTCGTGAGGCGTCCAACAGCAGCCTGGACGAGCTGGGCAGCCGGCGGAGCACGCAGAGCGAGGAGTGCTCCACGCCGCGTCGACACGCGCCGCCTGATCTCCCGCCTGGCATCGCCACGGCGGTCGCCATCCCCCGCCAGAGCACGACGGCGGGCACCGCCCACATCATCaaggtggagcagcagagcaggggaGGGGGCGGGGCCAGGACGCCCCGCTCACTCCCCCACAGCGCCTCGctacgcagcagcagcagcgccaaCACAGAGCCGGCGCCCAACGTCGGCCACGCCGCCCGCCAGCAGTCCACCTGCTCTGCGGAGAACATGGCTCCGCCCCCGAGGAGCGCCGCCAAGCAGCCGCAG GTGGCGTCTCCGGTGGAGGCGGTGGCGATGTCTCCAGTGGAGAGGACGGCGGCCTGGGTGCTCAACAACGGCCAGTAcgatgagaaggaggaggaaggaggagagaggagcagagaggagggcaggAACACTGAGAAG tatGAGCTGGAGATCTCGCGGCTGAAGGAGCGTCTGCGGGCGTCCGGGCGCCGTCTGGAGGAGTACGAGCGGCGGCTGCTGGCTCAGGAGCAGCAGatgcagaagctgctgctggagtacAAACACCGACTGGAGGACAGCGAGGAGCGTctgaggaggcagcaggaggagaaggacagcCAGATGAAGAGCATCATCTGCAG GCTGatggcggtggaggaggagctgaagcgGGATCACGCAGAGATGCAGGCGGTGATCGAAGCCAAGCAGAAGATCATCGACGCTCAG
- the rasal2 gene encoding ras GTPase-activating protein nGAP isoform X4, whose product METDSVAGDVDSLHGGLSLLDPLVDRVLVDTVSQQQGWLRVYDVKGPPAHRFSCGQSPYTDSGAWERKFCILTDSQLVLLNKDDEAAGEAQESPTDSAKGRSLRRTVSVPSEGQFPEFPAEGAAVLEVSSERSPRRRSISGLGSSEKSVTVDNPNSSPFKVPGFFSKRLKGSIKRTKSQTKLDRNTSFRLPSLRPADADRSRGLPKLKESTSHESLLSPGSAVEALDLSMEEDVFVKPLHSSILGQEFCFEVTYSGGSKCFSCTSASERDKWMENLRRTIQPNKDNCRRAENLLRLWIIEAKDLPPKKKYFCELCLDDVLYARTTSKTRHDSLFWGEYFDFAGLPAMHSITVHIYRDMDKKKKKDKNNYVGLVNIPVSGVTGRQFVEKWYPVSTPTTSKAKGGGPSIRIKSRFQTISILPMEQYKEFAEFVTNNYGMLCSVLEPVISVKNKEEMACALVHILQSTGRAKDFLTDLVMSEVDRCADHDVLIFRENTLATKAIEEYLKLVGQKYLHDALGEFIKALYESDENCEVDPSRCSSGDLAEHQSNLKMCCELAFCKIINSYCVFPRELKEVFASWKQQCVARGHQQDISKRLISASLFLRFLCPAIMSPSLFSLMQEYPDDRTSRTLTLIAKVIQNLANFTKFGNKEEYMAFMNDFLEHEWAGMMRFLSEISNPETLSNTPGFEGYIDLGRELSVLHALLWEVVSQLDKGENSFLQATVAKLGPLPRILGDISRCLAAPTPVQQQLRRFQDHSSAHNISGSLSSGLQRIFEDPVDSHGDVRSLQSPVGELMEGYARGQRPPPAQQPPHAHAGFSDREERDGLLPNGRSISLVDLQDAQSPHGPAGLPPHHEAPPRLSRAGSQASVGHAPLPLNHPHSNPLTPQPAPHQAKAAGRDGQPQSAPQVRRPLHPSLSQQRSLQPLSFQNPVYHLSNPAHSLSTRSAHSLQHDSSSENLSTESSHNSRSNSDDFGSQVGVRGREASNSSLDELGSRRSTQSEECSTPRRHAPPDLPPGIATAVAIPRQSTTAGTAHIIKVEQQSRGGGGARTPRSLPHSASLRSSSSANTEPAPNVGHAARQQSTCSAENMAPPPRSAAKQPQVASPVEAVAMSPVERTAAWVLNNGQYDEKEEEGGERSREEGRNTEKYELEISRLKERLRASGRRLEEYERRLLAQEQQMQKLLLEYKHRLEDSEERLRRQQEEKDSQMKSIICRLMAVEEELKRDHAEMQAVIEAKQKIIDAQEKRIGSLDAANSRLMAALTQVKERYSAPNLRNGLSPTNPTKLSITENGEFKNSSC is encoded by the exons acgTCAAAGGTCCTCCGGCTCACCGCTTCTCCTGCGGTCAGAGTCCGTACACCGACAGCGGAGCCTGGGAGAGGAAGTTCTGCATCCTGACGGACAGCCAGCTGGTCCTGCTCAACAAGGACGACgag gcTGCAGGGGAGGCTCAGGAAAGCCCCACAGACTCGGCCAAGGGTCGAAGTCTCCGCAGGACCGTCAGCGTCCCCTCAGAGGGACAGTTCCCAGAGTTCCCAGCGGAGGGCGCCGCCGTGCTAG aagTGTCTTCGGAGCGGTCtccgaggaggaggagtatcTCCGGTCTGGGGAGCTCAGAGAAGAGCGTCACCGTCGACAATCCCAACTCGTCTCCTTTTAAAGTGCCG gGGTTTTTCAGTAAGCGTCTCAAAGGCTCCATCAAGAGGACGAAGAGTCAGAccaaactggacagaaacacCAGCTTCAGACTGCCCTCGCTGCGGCCCGCTGATGCTGACAG ATCTCGCGGGCTGCCCAAGCTGAAGGAGTCAACCTCCCATGAGTCTTTGCTGAGCCCGGGCAGCGCGGTGGAGGCTCTGGACCTGAGCATGGAGGAGGACGTGTTCGTCAAACCTCTGCACAGCAGCATCCTGGGACAGGAGTTCTGCTTCGAG GTGACGTACTCAGGTGGCAGCAAGTGTTTCAGCTGCACTTCAGCctcagagagagacaagtgGATGGAAAACCTGAGGAGGACGATTCAGCCCAACAAG GACAACTGTCGGCGTGCAGAGAACCTGCTGCGACTGTGGATCATCGAAGCCAAAGACCTGCCGCCAAAGAAGAAGTACTTCTGCGAGCTGTGCCTGGATGACGTCCTGTACGCCCGAACCACCAGCAAGACTCGCCACGACAGCCTGTTCTGGGGCGAGTACTTCGACTTCGCCGGCCTGCCCGCCATGCACAGCATCACCGTGCACATCTACCGCGACatggacaagaagaagaagaaggacaagAACAACTACGTGGGCCTGGTCAACATCCCGGTGTCCGGCGTGACGGGCCGGCAGTTCGTAGAGAAGTGGTACCCAGTCAGCACGCCCACCACCAGCAAGGCCAAAGGAGGGGGGCCGTCGATCCGCATCAAGTCCCGCTTCCAGACCATCTCCATCCTGCCCATGGAGCAGTACAAGGAGTTCGCCGAGTTCGTCACCAACAACTACGGCATGTTGTGCTCGGTGCTGGAGCCCGTCATCAGCGTCAAGAACAAGGAGGAGATGGCCTGCGCCCTGGTCCACATCCTGCAGAGCACCGGGAGGGCAAAG gACTTCCTCACAGACCTTGTGATGTCGGAGGTGGACCGCTGTGCCGACCACGACGTCCTGATCTTCAGGGAGAACACGCTGGCGACCAAAGCTATCGAGGAATATCTGAAGCTGGTGGGACAGAAATACCTGCACGACGCGCTCG GTGAGTTCATCAAGGCTCTGTACGAGTCGGACGAGAACTGCGAGGTGGACCCCAGCCGGTGCTCCAGCGGCGACTTGGCCGAACACCAGAGTAACCTGAAGATGTGCTGCGAGCTGGCCTTCTGCAAGATCATCAACTCCTACTG CGTGTTTCCTCGGGAGCTGAAGGAGGTGTTTGCGTCGTGGAAGCAGCAGTGCGTCGCTCGCGGCCACCAGCAGGACATCAGTAAGCGTCTGATCAGCGCCTCGCTCTTCCTGCGCTTCCTCTGCCCCGCCATCATGTCGCCGTCGCTCTTCAGCCTGATGCAGGAATATCCCGACGACCGCACGTCCCGCACGCTGACGCTCATCGCCAAGGTCATCCAGAACCTCGCCAACTTCACCAA GTTTGGAAACAAAGAGGAGTACATGGCCTTCATGAACGACTTCCTGGAGCATGAGTGGGCGGGGATGATGCGTTTCCTGTCGGAGATCTCCAACCCGGAGACTCTGTCCAACACGCCGGGCTTCGAGGGATACATCGACCTCGGCCGCGAGCTGTCCGTCCTGCACGCTCTGCTGTGGGAGGTCGTCTCTCAGCTtgacaag GGTGAAAATTCCTTCCTGCAGGCCACCGTTGCGAAGCTGGGCCCGCTGCCGAGGATTCTGGGAGACATCTCTCGCTGTCTGGCCGCGCCCACCCccgtccagcagcagctgcggCGTTTCCAGGACCACAGCTCCGCCCACAACATCAGCGGCAGCCTGTCGTCAGGGTTACAGCGAATCTTCGAGGACCCCGTCGACAG CCACGGCGACGTTCGCAGCCTTCAGTCTCCGGTTGGCGAGCTGATGGAGGGTTACGCTCGAGGTCAGCGCCCCCCGCCGGCCCAGCAGCCCCCCCATGCCCACGCCGGCTTCTCGGACCGTGAGGAGCGAGACGGCCTGCTGCCCAACGGCCGCAGCATTTCTCTGGTGGACCTACAGGACGCCCAGAGCCCGCACGGCCCCGCGGGGCTCCCGCCGCACCACGAGGCCCCGCCGCGCCTCAGCAGGGCGGGCTCCCAGGCCTCCGTCGGACACGCCCCGCTCCCGCTCAACCACCCCCACTCCAACCCCCTGACCCCCCAGCCGGCGCCGCACCAGGCCAAAGCCGCGGGCAGAGACGGTCAGCCGCAGAGCGCGCCGCAGGTGAGGCGGCCGCTCCACCCGTCGCTCAGCCAGCAGCGCAGCTTGCAGCCGCTGTCCTTCCAGAACCCCGTCTACCACCTGAGCAACCCCGCCCACAGCCTGTCTACACGCTCCGCCCACTCGCTGCAGCACGACTCCAGCTCCGAGAACCTGAGTACCGAGAGCTCGCACAACAGCCGCAGCAACTCCGACGACTTCGGCAGCCAGGTGGGGGTCAGAGGTCGTGAGGCGTCCAACAGCAGCCTGGACGAGCTGGGCAGCCGGCGGAGCACGCAGAGCGAGGAGTGCTCCACGCCGCGTCGACACGCGCCGCCTGATCTCCCGCCTGGCATCGCCACGGCGGTCGCCATCCCCCGCCAGAGCACGACGGCGGGCACCGCCCACATCATCaaggtggagcagcagagcaggggaGGGGGCGGGGCCAGGACGCCCCGCTCACTCCCCCACAGCGCCTCGctacgcagcagcagcagcgccaaCACAGAGCCGGCGCCCAACGTCGGCCACGCCGCCCGCCAGCAGTCCACCTGCTCTGCGGAGAACATGGCTCCGCCCCCGAGGAGCGCCGCCAAGCAGCCGCAG GTGGCGTCTCCGGTGGAGGCGGTGGCGATGTCTCCAGTGGAGAGGACGGCGGCCTGGGTGCTCAACAACGGCCAGTAcgatgagaaggaggaggaaggaggagagaggagcagagaggagggcaggAACACTGAGAAG tatGAGCTGGAGATCTCGCGGCTGAAGGAGCGTCTGCGGGCGTCCGGGCGCCGTCTGGAGGAGTACGAGCGGCGGCTGCTGGCTCAGGAGCAGCAGatgcagaagctgctgctggagtacAAACACCGACTGGAGGACAGCGAGGAGCGTctgaggaggcagcaggaggagaaggacagcCAGATGAAGAGCATCATCTGCAG GCTGatggcggtggaggaggagctgaagcgGGATCACGCAGAGATGCAGGCGGTGATCGAAGCCAAGCAGAAGATCATCGACGCTCAG